Within Halorubrum lacusprofundi ATCC 49239, the genomic segment CCTGCTCGGGCTCGTAGCCGGTGTGGCGAGTAAACGCCGGGTTGACGTACTCGATCGTCCCGTCGGTGTCGGTGACGTAGATCGCGTGTCCCGCGTGTTCGACGAGATTCCGAAACGTCCGGAACTCGCGGTCACGGTCACCGCTGCTTCGCTCGCGGAACACGCCGGTGTACACGGGTTTGCCGTCGACATCGTGTGCATGGAACCGCACCGAGAAAGTGCGCGTCTCCCCGTCGGCCGCCGCCAGCGGCACCGAAACGTCGCCCGCGTCGTCGAGCCGCGCCGGCTCGACGAGCCGATCGCGGAGCGAGGCCGCTCGTCGGTTGGTGGTCGCATCCGGGATCAGCTCCGCGAGCCGACGGTCCGCGAGAGACGCTGCGTCGCGGCCGAGGGCGTCCTCGGCGGCGGGGTTGGCGTAGACGATCGCGCCGGCATCGTCGATCGAGACGATCGGATCCCTGCTCTCCTCGACGACAGACGAGAAGAACCCGCCGTCCGGCGGCGAGGGCTCGTCGTCGTTTCCGCGAGACATATAAAAACGGGTACAGCGTCGAGGGGGAAAAACCTACTGACCGGCGCGTCGGTCGGAAGCCGGCTACTGCTGTTCGGTCGCGGCCGCGAGGTCGTCGACGGAGAAGCCGGGCTCCATCAGGAGGTCCCGCTGGTCGCTCACGTCGCGGCCCTCGCGCATGAGCTGTTTGAACGCCGACTGCGGCGAGAGGTCGCCGATGAGCACGCCGCCGACGACTTTCCCGTCTTTGAGAGCCACGCGGCGCCACTCGCCCTCGGCGGTGGTCGCCTCGATAGAGTCGTCGCCGAGCGTCGGATGGCCGAAGGAGAGGAACGGGAAGTCGAAGTGAGTGATCGAGTACGAGGAGACCCACTCGAACTCCTCGCTGCCGTACTCGAGCATGTTGCGAGCGGCGATCGTTCCCTGTTGCTTGGCCGACCCCCACGAGCCGTTCTTCGCCTGCTCGCCGAGGACCAGGTCGTTGAACGTGGTGATGTCGCCGGCCGCGAACACGTTGTCGACGTTGGTGCGCATGAACTCGTCGACGACGATGCCGTTCTCCGTCTCCAGCGACGTGTCCTCGACCAGTTCGGTGTTGAAGTTCAGGCCGATGGCGACGCCGGCGAAGTCGCACTCGTAGCGATCGCCGTTCGGGTCGACCGCGGCCTCGACGTGACCGTCTTCGTCGACCTCGAAGTGGTCGACGCCGGAGCCGAAGACGGGCTCGACGCCGCGTTCGCGCATCGCGTCGTGCATGATCTCCGCGCCTTCCTCGGAGAGCGCGTAGCGCCACCAGGAGTCGCCGCGCATCAGGTACTTCGCCTCGACGTCCTGCGCGCCGCAGATGGCCGCAAAGTCGATGCCTAAGAGTCCCGCGCCGACGATGACCGCTCGGTCCGCGTCCTCGACGCTCTGTTTGATCTTGCGGGCGTCCTGGAACGTCCAGAAGTGGTGGATTCCGTCGGCGTCGGCGTTGCCGACCGGGAGCTGCTGGGGGGTGCCGCCGACCGCGAGCAGGAGGGTGTCGTACTCGAACGTGTCTCCCTCGTGGGTGTGGATCGCGTCGTTCTCGATGTCGATGTCGACGACGACCGTGTTGAGCCGGAGGTCGACATCGTGATCGTCGTACCACGATTCCTGATGGATCGAGATCGGGGCCTCGGGGAGCTTCCCCTTCGCGTACTCTTTGATCAGGATCCGGTTGTAGAGGGACTCACCCTCGTCCGTGAGAACCGTGATCTCGGCGTCGGGCGCTTCCTCGCGGAGCGTCTCGGCCGCGGACGCACCCGCGATACCATCACCGATGATCACGTACGAATCGCTCATACGCGAGGGTTCGGATTCATGGTTAATGTGGGTTGTCATCCACGCCCGGATCCGTGCGAATACCCCGCAAAGCCGGCTCGACGGGCTGATCGACGGCTCCCGGACAGCGAGTCTCTCGGCACGAACCACTCGACGCGGAGCCAGACCTCGTCAATGGTCGGCACCCGCGGGCTCGGCGGGGAACTTCTTCTCGCCCGCTTCGATCGCCACATCCAGCCAGTTTTCCATCGGGATGAGCGGGCACTCGTACGCGTGGTTGTACGCGCACGTCGGGTTGTACGCGACGTTACAGTCTACCACCCACTCGCCGTCGACGCGGTCACGGTCGGGCTCCAAATCGAGGTACCGCCCCGCGCCGTACGTCGTCTCGCCGCTCGTCTCGTCGCGGAAGGGCACCCAGAAGCGGTCGGCGCCGTCGGTGGGGCGATACGCCTGCAGCGTTACGGTCTCGCCGTCGATTTCGAGCCGAAACTCCCCCCAGCGACGGTACGTCTGCTCGCCGTCGGCGGTCGTCTCAACGGTCACGGTCTCCTTCTCGTCGTGTTCGTGAAGCGGGACGACGAACCGGTACGCCGGGTCCGGGTCGAAGTACGCCAGTCCGGGGAAGGCGTCGCCTCGCATCGACGCCGGGAGCGGGGACCGCGCGGAGTCGCGAAAGTGCTCGTGTTTCGCCCGCCGCTGTGCCTCGATCTGTGCGGCCCAGTCGTCATCGGGGGTCGTCTCGGTCATACGTTTATATTGGGCGTTTTGTGCAATAACGATTTCGTCGGGAGAGATCGGTGCCACTGGAACACCGAGAAGCGATCGCCTCGCCACAGATTCAAGGCCGTCGCCTCCCAACGAAGCCCATGAAGATCCGGCAGAACATCCGTCACTGGGCGGCCAAAAAGGCGTTGACGACGCCGGTCGTCGGCGACGTGGCGAACGACAAGCTCGTCGACCTCCACACGAGCATCTTCCTCAACAAGGCCGACGAGGACCGGCGCGAGGAGCGACGCGCCCACCTCGACAGCTTCTTCGACGCGACGATGGATACCTACGTCGCTGCCCTAGAGGCCGGTTTCCCGGAGGCGGAGGCCCGCGAGATCACCCACGTGCAGGCCAACTTCGACTTCTTCAACCACGGGTGGACGGAGATGATGGAGATCCCGGGCGACGAGCTGGAGCCGCACTACCGCCGGTACGAGTCCTTCTTCGGCGACCACGGGATCACGATCGACGACCCGCTCGGCGAGTTCCGGCCCGCGGAGGGCATCGTCGAGGCCACCGAGACCCCCGAGAAACTTGAGACGCCGGAGTACGAGAACGCGCTGGCCGGCTTCGCCGACGACGTGTACGTCGAGACCGACGACGGGGAGACAGTCGTCGGCGGCGAGACTGAGGAGCCAGAAGAGGTCGACCCGTCCGCTGCGCCCGGACTCGACGAGGACGAGGCGAGCGCCTAACGGGATCGGGGGCAGGGAGCCGAGAGTATCCGAAACCGCCGCCCACGTTTATACGTCGGCAGCGTGATTCGCCGACATGAACCGCGGGCAATCGTTTCTCCTTCTCCTCATCGGATCGGTCGCGCTCCTCACGCTTTTCGTCATCAGACCGTTTATCGAGTACGTCATCGCCTCCGCGATCCTCGCGTACGTTCTCTTCCCGTTCCACGTGCGGCTCTCGCGGGGGCTTCAAGAGGGACTCTCCAACCGATTCCGCGAGTCGCTTGCGCGTCAGTTGGGGTACATGCTGTCCGCGCTCTTCTTGATCGTCTCGTCGATCGTCGCCGTCATCCTGCCGCTCGCGTACATCTCTTGGGTGTTCGTCCGCGACCTCACGGAGATCGCCCGGGGGAACTCCGATATCGACGTCGAGGCCATCGAGACGGAGCTTGCGGCGCTCACAGGCGAACAGATTGAAGTCGGCGAGGTTCTCACAACCGTCGGACAGGTGCTCGCCAACACGCTGTTCGGCGGACTGGGCGGGATCGTCACCACCGCGCTCCGCGCGTCGGTCGGACTCTCGCTGGCGCTATTTCTGGTTTACTACACCCTGCTCGACGGGCCGGCGTTCGTTCGGTGGCTCCGTCAGACGAGCCCGCTTCCGGCGGATGTCACGTCCGACCTCGTCGATCGGGTCGACGCGATGACCCGCGGGGTCGTGATCGGTCACATCGTCGTGGCGCTGTTGCAGGCGCTGGTCGCGGGACTCGGCCTCTGGGCGGCGGGGATCCCGAACGTCGTCTTCTGGACGTTCGTGATGGCGGTGTTGGCGCTGGTGCCGCTAGTCGGAGCGTTCTTCGTCTGGGGGCCCGCAGCGGCGTACCTCGTCGCGATCGACCAGGTGACGGCCGGAGTGTTCCTCGCGATATACGGGGTCCTCGTCATCGCGATGGTGGACAACTACGCGCGCCCGATCGTTATCGACCAGCAGGCGCACCTGAATCCGGCGGTGATCCTCCTCGGGGTGTTCGGCGGGATCTACTCCATCGGATTCACCGGACTGTTCGTCGGTCCCATCGTCATCGGGGTACTCGCGGCCACGCTGGAGACGTTCCGGGAGGATTACGACCTTATCTAACGGTGTGCGGGTCGTATCGCACATATTCGAGCGACGCGCGGAGGTCGTTTTAAATCGCTTGCGCTCGTATCTCGTTTCATGTCCACCTCCGTCGGCGCGCGTCTCCCGGACTGGCGCGACGCCCTGCTCGTCGTCGCCGCCGCGGTCGCGGTCAACCTGATCGGCGCGGTCGGCGTCCCCTTCACCGCCACCGAGAGCGCGTGGTTCGCCGGCCTCGACCTGCCCGCCTACTACCCGCCGAGTTGGGCGTTCGGCGTCGTCTGGCCGATTCTGTACGCGCTGATCGGCGCCGCAGCCGCACTCGTCTACCTCGGCGGCCGCGAGGGGCGCGAGGGACGCGCTGACGGGTCAACACGGATCGCCCGCGACGCCCGAATCGCGCTCGGGCTGTTCGGCGCCCAGCTCGCCGTCAACGTCGCGTGGTCGCCCGTCTTCTGGGGGCTCGAACGCGCGGACCTCGGGCTCGTCGTCCTCGGACTCCTGCTCCCGCTCGTCGTCGCGACGATCGTCGCGTTCGACCGGGTCGACCGCCGGGCGGCCCTCCTGCTCGTCCCGTACCTCGCGTGGGTCTGCTTCGCGACCGCGCTCAACTACGGGATCTGGGCGCTAAACTAGCGGACCGGCTACTCCTTGCGCTCTCCGCTCTCTCCGCTCTCTCCGCGCTCCCCCAGTCGCGCTGCGATGAACTCCCGTTCCGCCGGATCGAGGTCACGGTCGCCGTCGCGGAAGGCGCGCAGTCCCGCCCGGTACCGGCCTCCGCTCGCGTCGTCCCCTGCGGCCGGCTCGCCCGCCGACCGCTCCAGTACCAGCTCGGCGATCCCGGTGTTCTCGCCCGTGTACGCGAAGCCGCATTTATAAAGCGCCGCGTAGGCGAACGAATTGTTGACCGCGATCTTCACCCGGTCGTACCCGTCGGCCGCGAGTCGAGCGACCGTGCGATCGATGAGTCGCGGGCCGAGCCCCTCAGCGCGGCGCGCGACGTGGACGGTGACGTATCGGAGGCGACAGCAGTCGGGGTCGGTTCGGTCCGACGAGAAGGAGATCGCCGCGACAACGTCGTCGTCGAACTCGCTCGCCTCGACGGTCGGGGGCAGAGGCTCGTCCGGTTCCCACTCCGGGACCGCCGGCGAGCCGTCCGAGGTCCGCAACACCGCCTTGCCCGGCGCGCCGACGACGAACTTCCCGGCGTAGGCGAACGCCCGGTAGTCGAGCCGCAGCGTCGTCCCCGAGTCCGGGCCGCCGACGAGCGCGTACTCCATGGCGACCGCTACGGCTCGTCCGTATAAATGAACGGGGGCTCGCCGCGAACGCCTTTTAAGTGTCTCCGCCGCCGATCGCCACCATGTACGGCCTCGGCGACGTTCGCTTCTTCGACCGGATCGCCCCGCTGTACGACCGCGTCATGCCGCCGGCCGACGGCGAGACGCTGGCCGCGGGACTCGACCACGCGACGCGACCGATCGACCGACTGCTCGACATCGGCGGCGGCTCCGGGCGCGCGGCGGCCGCGCTGACCGGTCCCGATATCACCGTCGTCGACGCCTCGCTCGGGATGCTGGCGCGCGCTCGGGAGCACCGCGGGCTCTCGGGCGTCGCCGGCGACGCGGGGCGGCTTCCGTTCCGCGACGGATCGGTCGACGCCGCAATGGTCGTCGACGCGTTTCACCACCTGCCCGATCAGGCGGCCGCGATCGGGGAAGCTGCGCGTGTGATCGCCCCTGGCGGCGCGCTCGTGATCCGGGAGTTCGACCCGACGAACCCGCTCGGCAGAGTCCTCGTCGCGAGCGAGCACGCGATCGGGATGGAGTCGCGGTTCCGTTCCCCAGACGATCTCGCCGCCGCGCTCGCCGACGCCGGGTTCGATCCGCGGGTCGTCGACCGCGGCTTCGGCTACACGGTCGTGGGCGTGCGGGAGTGAGGGTGAGAGTCGGTGAGAAATCCGGCCTCGCAAGTCTGGCCGGTGACGGGGACGTCGACGGGGTTGTCGTCGGAGCCGACGGTAACACGAACCTCCACTAACAGGGTTATCGTGGTCCCGCCGCAACCCGCGATCGAATGGACGACAGACCCACGCGGACCTCCAGACGATCGGTATTGGCCTCGGCAGGCGCGGCGCTCGCGGCGACGGCCGGCTGTCTCGGCTCGACCGACAGCGACGACGAACAGCCGTCGGCGTACACGACGCCCGCGGCCGCCGAGTTCGACGGCGTCGTCGACAGCCAGTGGCTCGAATCGAACCTCGACGACGTGCACCTGCTCGACGCCCGCGACGAGGAGGCGTTCAGCGAGGGGCGGATCCCCGGCGCGTACCACTTCCCGGATTCCGAGATGCTGGACAGCTACGCCGAGGAGACCTCCGACGGGTTCGAGGTCTCCCCCGAGGCGATCGCGTGGACGCTCTCGGAAGCGGGGATCGAGCCCGACGACGACGTGGTGGTGTACGGCGCGGAGTCGAACCTCTGGGAGACGTACGCCATCTACACGCTCAACGCGCTCGGCCACGAGGGGCAGGTCAGCCTGCTCGACGGCGGGTTCACCGTCTGGGACGCAGCCGGCGGCGAGACCGTCTCTGAGGCCCCCGAGGCGCAGGAAGCCACCTACGAGCCCGAACTGGACACCGGCGTGGTGGCGACGCGGGAGTTCGTCGCCGACAACGTCGACGAGGACGGCGCCGCGATCCCGATCCTCGACATGCGCTCGCCCGAGGAGTACTGGGGCGTCGACGAGCGCGGCGACCTCAGCCGGTTCGGCCACGTCACCGGCGCGACCAACCTCAACTTCGTCCAGAGCATCGACGACGAGGCCGGTCGGCTCCGCTCTCCCGAGGAGTTGGAGACGCTGTGGATCGACGACGCCGGTATCTCGCCCGACGAGACGGCGGTCGCCTACTGTCAGACCGCGATCCGGGCGTCGGTCGGCTGGTTCGTCCTCGATCAGCTCGGCTGGGAGGACGTGCGCAACTACGAGGGGAGCTGGGCCGACTGGGGAACGCTCTCGGAGGATAACGGCTACTACTACACCAGCGGCGAGGACACCGGGACAGTCGTCGACACGTTCGCGTAAATGGTCTTCGTCGGCGCTGTTGGAGTCCTACCCTTCAGGTATACTGTGGAATGAGACAGGGTAACTACCCCCGATGTTTTCCTAGTCGGAATTCCAATAGTAGGGCGGATGGCTGCCTACGAAATCGGGCTACTGATCATTGGCTTTGCGATCTTGGGGGCAGCCATTCTGCCACGGTTGCTCGAACACCGCCCGCTGTCGTTTCCGATTATATACGTCACATTCGGGCTCCTCCTGTTCACGGTTATTCCTGGCACTCCATCTCTGAACCCGGTCGAGAGCTCCTACGTGACCGAGCGGCTCACCGAACTCGTCGTGATCATCTCACTTATGGGAGCCGGGTTAAAGATCGACCGCCCGTTTTCCCTCAAGACGTGGTCCGCGGCGTGGCGGCTGATTCTCATTGCACTCCCGATCACTGCTGGGGTAATGGCAGTCCTCGCGTGGGGGATCATCGGTCTGTTGCCAGCCACGGCCATCTTACTCGGGGCCGTGATCGCGCCGACCGATCCGGTGCTCGCATCAGGCGTCGGGTCGGGCGCACCGCTGACGGAACTCGAAGAAGAACAGGACCCGAGACAGCGGTGGGGGACGGTTCGATTTTCACTCACTGCGGAGGCCGGCTTCAACGACGGGTTAGCCTTTCCGCTTACGAATCTGGCTATTGCGGC encodes:
- a CDS encoding NAD(P)/FAD-dependent oxidoreductase, whose amino-acid sequence is MSDSYVIIGDGIAGASAAETLREEAPDAEITVLTDEGESLYNRILIKEYAKGKLPEAPISIHQESWYDDHDVDLRLNTVVVDIDIENDAIHTHEGDTFEYDTLLLAVGGTPQQLPVGNADADGIHHFWTFQDARKIKQSVEDADRAVIVGAGLLGIDFAAICGAQDVEAKYLMRGDSWWRYALSEEGAEIMHDAMRERGVEPVFGSGVDHFEVDEDGHVEAAVDPNGDRYECDFAGVAIGLNFNTELVEDTSLETENGIVVDEFMRTNVDNVFAAGDITTFNDLVLGEQAKNGSWGSAKQQGTIAARNMLEYGSEEFEWVSSYSITHFDFPFLSFGHPTLGDDSIEATTAEGEWRRVALKDGKVVGGVLIGDLSPQSAFKQLMREGRDVSDQRDLLMEPGFSVDDLAAATEQQ
- a CDS encoding DUF1684 domain-containing protein → MTETTPDDDWAAQIEAQRRAKHEHFRDSARSPLPASMRGDAFPGLAYFDPDPAYRFVVPLHEHDEKETVTVETTADGEQTYRRWGEFRLEIDGETVTLQAYRPTDGADRFWVPFRDETSGETTYGAGRYLDLEPDRDRVDGEWVVDCNVAYNPTCAYNHAYECPLIPMENWLDVAIEAGEKKFPAEPAGADH
- a CDS encoding DUF6149 family protein, whose translation is MKIRQNIRHWAAKKALTTPVVGDVANDKLVDLHTSIFLNKADEDRREERRAHLDSFFDATMDTYVAALEAGFPEAEAREITHVQANFDFFNHGWTEMMEIPGDELEPHYRRYESFFGDHGITIDDPLGEFRPAEGIVEATETPEKLETPEYENALAGFADDVYVETDDGETVVGGETEEPEEVDPSAAPGLDEDEASA
- a CDS encoding AI-2E family transporter, which gives rise to MNRGQSFLLLLIGSVALLTLFVIRPFIEYVIASAILAYVLFPFHVRLSRGLQEGLSNRFRESLARQLGYMLSALFLIVSSIVAVILPLAYISWVFVRDLTEIARGNSDIDVEAIETELAALTGEQIEVGEVLTTVGQVLANTLFGGLGGIVTTALRASVGLSLALFLVYYTLLDGPAFVRWLRQTSPLPADVTSDLVDRVDAMTRGVVIGHIVVALLQALVAGLGLWAAGIPNVVFWTFVMAVLALVPLVGAFFVWGPAAAYLVAIDQVTAGVFLAIYGVLVIAMVDNYARPIVIDQQAHLNPAVILLGVFGGIYSIGFTGLFVGPIVIGVLAATLETFREDYDLI
- a CDS encoding TspO/MBR family protein, whose amino-acid sequence is MSTSVGARLPDWRDALLVVAAAVAVNLIGAVGVPFTATESAWFAGLDLPAYYPPSWAFGVVWPILYALIGAAAALVYLGGREGREGRADGSTRIARDARIALGLFGAQLAVNVAWSPVFWGLERADLGLVVLGLLLPLVVATIVAFDRVDRRAALLLVPYLAWVCFATALNYGIWALN
- a CDS encoding GNAT family N-acetyltransferase yields the protein MEYALVGGPDSGTTLRLDYRAFAYAGKFVVGAPGKAVLRTSDGSPAVPEWEPDEPLPPTVEASEFDDDVVAAISFSSDRTDPDCCRLRYVTVHVARRAEGLGPRLIDRTVARLAADGYDRVKIAVNNSFAYAALYKCGFAYTGENTGIAELVLERSAGEPAAGDDASGGRYRAGLRAFRDGDRDLDPAEREFIAARLGERGESGESGERKE
- a CDS encoding class I SAM-dependent methyltransferase; the encoded protein is MYGLGDVRFFDRIAPLYDRVMPPADGETLAAGLDHATRPIDRLLDIGGGSGRAAAALTGPDITVVDASLGMLARAREHRGLSGVAGDAGRLPFRDGSVDAAMVVDAFHHLPDQAAAIGEAARVIAPGGALVIREFDPTNPLGRVLVASEHAIGMESRFRSPDDLAAALADAGFDPRVVDRGFGYTVVGVRE
- a CDS encoding sulfurtransferase, whose amino-acid sequence is MDDRPTRTSRRSVLASAGAALAATAGCLGSTDSDDEQPSAYTTPAAAEFDGVVDSQWLESNLDDVHLLDARDEEAFSEGRIPGAYHFPDSEMLDSYAEETSDGFEVSPEAIAWTLSEAGIEPDDDVVVYGAESNLWETYAIYTLNALGHEGQVSLLDGGFTVWDAAGGETVSEAPEAQEATYEPELDTGVVATREFVADNVDEDGAAIPILDMRSPEEYWGVDERGDLSRFGHVTGATNLNFVQSIDDEAGRLRSPEELETLWIDDAGISPDETAVAYCQTAIRASVGWFVLDQLGWEDVRNYEGSWADWGTLSEDNGYYYTSGEDTGTVVDTFA